The nucleotide sequence GTCACCTCCCCATATGGATCTCGTAGGATATGCCtctgtagttattccttatggattcttgagcttccgaagttCGATCTTTTACATGAtattctagatatcaaaccatatctataaatggattacgctagcacatcaaggagaacattagaagcggagtgctaaatgtctctcggtcgatcgtccagattctgttcccttagcctcgctaagggaagatctgagaaggtgttatctcctttgtatccgcatcatccaccactagtcatcatggtagtatgtcgtgttgccaggatccttgccacggatgttggtagaaccttgatgaatatggaaatgctcaagttcttgagagcatgcgcaagcaaatcatcccttgcgttgtcttcaacaaggtagtccacatcatcctttCTAGTCCAAGTATATCATTTCTTTGAACTCTTTCAAATGATCGATTGGGatgccttaggctggcataaagagtttcaatgatctccgaatcaaaagtaattctttttgccacttaagggaacagttcaacgagtcaccttctccaaggtgccctgttatgggttcatgacaattatctcctcgcaaccttgaaaccatgcaccatcctacttaagcatggaattgttgcctaccaaatttgaATCTTTATCATCCGCTTCTTTCCATCACCCTGATGTGAACTTTGTGTCTCAATTGGAGAGATGTTcctatgtctcactccatgagttgatcctgagttgctcgatcttcgagaagatcgatccttctagagtttctttccctctcgttgtcatgtcggTAGGAATTCctggagcaagacttcgagacaatgatggtgatcgaatcaacaatcttatgaagtgcaacctggatcgtgaagattgtgttggtcgtgtgtcccctctgtcttcttacctcacgacctgaatctcaggacgagattcttgtttagtgggggagagctgtcacagccctagcttagtctTGCCTATCCTTGCATaacctccatgcatcatgtttactttttctcagaaacctgaaatggggatgttcaaaccctagcaccacatggacatatttcttggtcattcctggatttttgaattaattcatattgtatttgactttgggcatttaaatactataaataaattAAATGCTCAGATAATGCTGAAATTAAATGTGGGCCACTAGAATAATCTAGAGAGTGTCCACAAATTATTCCAGCATTTTTcaaaatgctttagtatttttactaaagccaaaacagtagcagaaaaatagaaaatggaagaaaaataaagagagagagagagaagcccacctggaccttacctggcggcccaagtggccgacccgacccacctggccccctcccctgtcgtcttcctcctttgccacGAGGATGAACGCGTGGCCGCGGCGCGCTggcacgcgcctcgccagctccttCTCGCCGTCGAGGGCCTGGACGCCCCCACGAGTGCCACgccacctccccgaccccctctcacttatccctcgctctctggacctccctccccctcgcttctctgattcccccccccccccatggccgagcatgcccgtcgccgccgctcgctgttgccacgGCCActagccctccctcgcccatccaacgTGCTCGGGAGCTCCTCCACGCCGTCCCTGTATACCCCACCGAGTCACGTGAGCTGGGAAGCACCGCAACGCCCTCGAcatcgtcgtcttctacctcgggccaccgagatAGCCGGCAATGCCACGACGCCGTCtgtgcttccccgagcccacttcgacgccccGTACAACCGCTGTGAGCTACCGCTTcgaacccctctcttccccgcctcgattgCACCTTGTACCCCTCGTTCTCACcggagccgaagctcgccgccgccgcgccatgtgGCCGTCATTGCTATAGCCACTGGAGCTTCCACCTGAGTACACCACCGTTCTCAGAATGACCCCACAAGACCGTAGCCACCAACATCTCCCCCTCTCGTGCACCGCAACCCCAAACCCGCAACCCACCGTGCTCCGGTCGCTGCCGTTTTGGTCGCCGTCGTTGACTCCGTCCATCCCCGCTTGAACCACGCCCACCCACGGATGCGTCTCTCTCCCCTCTTTGAAACGCGCCCTTctgcgcgtcgaacggtggcccgTAGAGCAAACCCGAAGCGGGCACCGCCGCGGCCTGtcgtcgccggcggttaaacgccggtggCTAACGTGGCACCATCATTAGGGCCTAAGCACCCTACTGATTACCCCCTGGAGTCATTGACAACTGGGCCCCACGTGCTAATTAACCCCGGATTTTATTCCCTGTTTAACTTAGACTAAcccaccgggcccacatgtcaggttgactttgctaacgtggcctttgaccggccccacctgtcatccacccaaacaagcctgagacactgacgtatgggtcccacaggtcaagtttgacctggccgacccagttgacctgctgacgtcacccctatgtcatgctgatgcagtaaatgattttctggattttaaataattcagaaaattccagaaaatagccaaaagtttgaaaattcatagaaaattatctataactcagaatgaaataaattatatatgaaaaattatcagaaaaattcaaggaatccatctgtaccattttcatgcatgttagaacaacttaaggccatTGTTTAGGATaaatcaaatgaatggtatttaaataaccacatgtggagtttgaatttgaactttgggttcaaaccaacttcatttaattgtgttgctagttgcattagctcaatcaacaacatattgccatgtcgttgtcatgcatcatgttgtgcattgcattgattgtgttccttctctgttgccggtggttgtcccctctcgatagacgttgtaccgacgctgtgatcgttgacactgatgaagacccaatgatatcttcagaagtgccaagcaagcaaaacccccttgttcattctgatacaaccccactctctcgctcctgctctcttttactgcattaggacaacaacgattcatctgttacttgttgcggtagttgaaccccttatcctctgcatgacctgtcattgccacagtaaatagatgaaacccactagcatgagtaggagttgtttgagccctgatatgcctactcattcatgcttgtttgtcatgcctgctattacatagagttgcgtcaggtctgattcatcgggaatgaatcggaggtgtgtgatcATGTCCTaccatgtgtgagctaagtgtgtgaatacgtttttggtaaaggtagcggtgagaggccatgtaagagtacatggtgggttgtctcattgcagccatcctcaggaactgagttctgtgtctgtgatccatgaacagctactaccactcattgggatacttaattgaccctctcggcttcttaatcaccctagtactccgtccaggagttgcaattagtttctggtgtttgtaggttatgtgttggcggtcgtgcgtagcgctgaccctaggggtgggctatgttgcggtagatacaccgtggcacggtgtaccgggcgcccgtttggtgtctcgggaagcctgttcacatcgttcggggacgtatgtggaaacctcggccggactccctgcagatggaacctggataggcgataaacctggactagagacttaagtgtttaggtaggccatggccgacaccctcaccaggcttccgcttgaaggttgccgagatacatgacgtgtatatggtggtaagtggtgggagcgtgtatgaacaagtacacccctacagtgttatcattatctattcgaatagcgggattcctcggatatggaaacttggaccccttgcatagttcatagacaagtgaaagtggatactctaaaactcgcaagataagtgtgagtgctatggatggccttctcgtagggagacgggagcagttccatagtggtgtattgaatggtgaatatgtggactcgtttgcgccacctcaaaagagttgcttgcagtcgtagttcaggttagccactgagtcaaagctggcttgctgcagttaaactccaccaccccccgttgttgatactgatgcatatgtagctagttctgatgtaagtcttgctgagtacctttgtactcacgtttgcttaatttatgttttgcagagagagacttcactcgctagtagttccgcgtggacttcaacgttagcttgataccttagctactatcttgtgccctcggcaggatctggtagatagtcaggcttcttagccttttccatttgtagatgtctgtactcagacatgttaagcttccgcatgtgcttgatttgtatgctgtgattgttgggtcatgagacccatgtttgtaatatctcgctcctcggagcctaaggaataaatacttgagttgtagagttatgttgtgatgccatgttgtaattacacatatcgagcatattgtgtgtatgattgaaatgcttggtatgtgtgggatccgacaacctagttgttatccttggcaacctctcttatggggaaatgtagtctagtgcttccatgagccatagtagtccgctacagcccggttcaccggagtcctgctagcccagcactactactcaggacacttgactggccggcatgtgtttcacttcgttcctgtgtctgtccctttagggaaatgtcacgcggtgacatcaggagtcctgcctagcctgctacaccccgggttcccggagtcctgttagcccagtgctacaacccagattcacacgctgctgaccgacatgctcgatgtgattcatgtatgcctgtccccataggttagtgccgctttgggttcacgactagccatgtcggcccgggttctctgtcatatggatgctagcgacactatcatatatgtgagccaaaaggcgcaaacggtcccgggccatggtaaggaaacacccgtggggataccgtgcttgaggacgcaaagtgatatgaggtgttaccggctagatcgatgtgacttggaaccAGGGTCCTGACAGTCAGGGGGGGACAATATTGACCTGATAGGCTTGATTGAAACTTTTAAATCCTCCTTCTCTCCTCATGAGCTCTCTTCTATCGCGGGGGCGAATCGGTTTGATTGGAACTTCCTGCCCTCCTCGGGCCATTTTGGTGGCATTCTGTTAGGTTCGAAACGGGATGTTTTTGATTTTGTTGCTTTTGATCATGGTATATTCTGGGCCAGCACTGTGTTGTTTCATCATCAGCTTAATTCTCTTTGGGAATTTATGGTTGTGTATGGCCCAGCCGACCACTCCCTCTCTCCATTTTTCTGGACGAAATTTCCAATAAAGTAGAAGCTTGTTCGCTCCCCTTAGTGATTGGTGGTGATTTTAACTTGCTTCGCTCCCCTGCAGACAAGAACACTAATAATTTTTTGTGGGCTTTGGCTGACGCCTTCAACGACTTCATCAGTTCATGCGCTCTGCGTGAGATCCCTAGGGTGGGATCTAGGTACACTTGGACCAACCACCAACCTTCTCCTATCTGCTCCGTCCTAGACCGCGTCCTTGTTTGCTCGAATTGGGATTCTCTCTTCCCGTTAGCGACACTTAAATCTAAGGCCTTTGTGGGCTCAGATCATGCCCCTCTTATTCTTGACACTGGAAATCATTCTATTTCTTCCCCTTCTAGATTTCAGTTTGACGCCTCTTGGCTCCTTATTGAGGGTTTTTGTGATTTCCTTGGTTCTAAAATCAGTGCCATTCTTTCTGCTCCTCATCGTTCCTTTGGACCCATGGATGATTGGCATAAGTGCTCGGCCTTGCTTCGCAAATTCCTTTGGGGATGGTCCCAGAATCACTCGGCCTAGGAACGCAGGGATAAGGCCCTTCTCTTGGCCCAGATTGAGGCCCTTGATGCTCGGGTGGATACCTCTGGCCTCTCCGACTCTGATTGGGCCCTTCGGTTCTCCCTTGAATATGCGTTGATGCACCTGCATCAGCTTAATGAGATTTACTGGCGCCAGAGGGGCGCGTCCAATTGGCTCCTAAAAGGGGATTCCCCCTTTGCTTATTTCTTTGCGATTGCAAATGGGAGACGGCGCAGATGTTTAATAGATAGGCTGATTATCGATGGGGTGCGTACTTCCGACCAGGGCGTCATCCTTAACCATGTGGtctctttcttttcttcccttctcTCTGCCAAGCCTGCTCAGGGTTTCAGGCTTGCTACCAACTTCTGGAACCATGGATCTTTGGTTTCTCAGGAGGAAAACTTGGACCTGATGATCCCCTATTCTGAAGAGGAAATCTTTTCTGCTATAAGGAAGGCTAACCCTAATTCTGCCTCTGGCCCGGATGGGTTCTCTATCCCCTTCTTTAAAAAGTTTTGGCCTATTCTTAAAAACCTTATTTGCCAAGTTATTCAAGGTTACTGCCTGGGCACAGTTGATATCTCCAGGCTTAATTATGCAATTATCTCTCTTATCCCCAAGATTAAGGGTGCTGACTTAATTTCCCAGTTTAGACCTATCGCGCTCATTAATAACTTTGCCAAGTTCCCTGCCAAATGTCTGGCCACTCGCCTCACCCCAATGGCCCATCGCACCCTCTCTCATACTCAGTCTGCTTTTATCAAGGGTCGCTTCATCCTGGACGGAGTTCTCTGTCTCCATGAAATCTTTCATGACATTCACAAATCTGGGAACAAGGCAGTTATACTCAAATTAGATTTCGAAAAGGCCTATGATTCGGTTAGTTGGGGATTCCTGAGACAAGTCCTTCTTTCTAAAGGCTTTGACAGTGAGGTGGTACACCGTATCATGCAGTTGGTCATAGGGGGCCATACTGCTATTAATGTTAATGGGCATATTAGTAACTTCTTTAAAAACTCCAGGGGCTTGTGGCAAGGTGACCCGGCCTCGCCCATTCTTTTTAACTTCGTTGCGGACGCCCTATCTAACATCCTATCTAGAGCTGCGGAGGCCGGCCATATTTCCCCTGTTAGTTCCCACCTCATTCCGGAGGGTGTTACGCATCTTCAGTACGCCGACGATACTATCATCTTGGTGGAACTTAATGATCTTTGCATCGGCCATCTCAAGTTTCTCCTCCTCTGTTTCGAAGCTCTTTTGGGGCTTAAGATTAATTTCTCTAAAAGCGAAGTGATTGCCACTGGTGTTTCTGGCACCCAAGCTTTAAGGGTGGCTCGCTTATTAAATTGCTCTTTGAGTTCTTTTCCTATTAAGTATTTGGGCCTGCCTATCACTTCTGACAAGCTGTATGCCAAGGACTTCGCCCCTGTGGTGACCAAGGTCGGTAATTGTGTGATGCCCTGGAGGGGCAGATATAATACTCAGGCGGGCAAAGTGGCCTTAATTAACGTCTGCCTCTCCTCTCTCCCTATGTTCTTGATGGGGTTCTACCTCCTTTCAATGGGCACCCATGCTGGTTTTGACAAACATAGAGGGGCCTTTTATTGGAACGCGACCGATAACAAGTGCAAGTATCGCTTGGTTAAATGGGACACCATTTGTAAGCCCAAAATCCTTGGGGGGCTGGGCATCATTAATACTCTGGTTATGAACAAATGTCTGAtcatcaaatggtggtggaagatcatgCATATCCCTCAGGACAAGCCTTTGTGGTTCAGCATCTTAAAGGCAAAATACTTCCCTTCCTGTAGCCCTATGTTTGCCCGGGCATCTGGGGCATCTCAATTTTGGCGTGATCTTGTTAAACTCCGGCCTAGCTTTCAAGGCCTTGTCAAGTTTGTCGTTGGCAATGGTAAGTCTACTAGGTTCTGGCTCGACTGGTGGTGCGGGGCCTCCCCGCTGGCCTCTTCTTTCCCTGTTTTATTCTCCTACTGTCCGAACCCTCAGATCTCTATCTCTGAGCTTGCGTCGAGTAATTGGGACCTTCAGCTGCGCCGTTCTCTCTCTCCTGTAGAGTTGGAAGACTGGCAGCGTCTTGCTGCCCTCTTCCCTTCGCTCTCGGAGGAGGAAGACATAGTTGTGTGGCCCCATTCTCCCTGTGGCCGCTTCTCGGTTAAATTTCTTTATAGCAGACTCATTGAGGGATCCACCACCTCCAAATTTAAGTGGATTTGGAAAGCTCACATCCCCCCTAAGATTAAAGTGTTTCTCTGGCAAGCCTCTCGTGGGCGTCTACCTACGGGTGACCAAATTCGTAAACCTAATGGTCCGGGTTCTGACTGCTGTGTTCTATGTGGGACGAGAGAAGATACACCTCATATTTTCTTTAACTGTGTCCTGGCTAAATTGTTTTGGTGTTGCATCAGATCCTGGTTGCATGTCTCCTGGGCTCCGACCTCCTTCGCGGACTTGCGGGCATTGGCTAACTCTTTGGTTGGGACCCAGAGGAGATTGTTTTGGGTCGGCTTTGCTGCCATGTGCTGGTCCTTGTGGACGACAAGGAATAAATTTACTATCGAACATGTTTTTCCTGCTAAGCCTGCTGATTGCTTATGTAAGACTTGTATATTTCTGTAGCAATGAATATTATTGACTAAGGAGGAGGACAGGGATGCATTTGACGTCATGTTAGCCAAGATCCGAAATTCTGCTATCTCCATCCTTCCAGTCCAAGCGGGCCCGTAGACGTTGCTGCGTTGCTACACTATCTTATCTTCTTCTGGCCTGCTTGCCATGTACTGGCCTTGGAGCCATGTACTTAGACTTCCTTCTTCGTGTTCTGGCTTGATACTTCTGTGATCGTGTGCTGGTTGTTTGGGTCTAGGTtaactctgcctggtggctttatctataaaCTCGGGCTATGGCCTTTCCTCTATAAAAAAAAGTACTTACAAAGCCAGTCACCCCAACGTCGGTTCGCCATGGTGGATCTCCTGCAGAAACTCTTGCCAGAGACCCTGCCACGGGCATGGTTGTTTCTGTTCCTCTTCTGCCTCATCGTGTCTATGCAGTACTGGTTCACCGGAAAGTTCAGTGCAAAAAGACAGCGGCTCCCGCCTTCGCCGCCGGCGCTGCCCATCATCGGGCACCTCCACCTCATCGGTTCCCTCCCCCACATCTCTCTCAGCGGCCTCGCAAGGAAGCATGGCCTCGACGTgatgctcctccgcctgcaggggACCGTGCCCAACCTCGTTGTGTCTTCCTCGCGCACTGCGGAGGCGGTGCTGCACACTCATGACCACGTCTTCGCGTCACGGCCCTACTCCGTCGTCTCCGACACCATCATGTACCGCTCGTCTGACATCGGCTTCGCGCCATACGGTGAGTACTGGCGGCAAGCAAGGAAACTCGTCACCACACACATGCTGAGTGCTAAGAAGGTGCAGTCTTTCCGTGGCGCCGCTGCGGAGGAGGTACTGGTTTTTAATTATATTTAATTTTTCAGGTACTGATAGCCTTTCTTTTAAGATCTTGCTCTCATTATTCTGGTACTGATTTGGACTCTCACTTCCATCAGAAACAAAATAACGGAATGGACTTTCATGTGGTCCTCTGCTAACTGTTTcttcctccgtccgggtttattagtttCGCTCATAGTTTGGGCTTAACTTCTAAAATAAAATTAACTAATAATAGTAAAATATAGACTTTATGTATAAAAAATGATACCACCTTAAACTACTTTTGAATAAGAATCCAACGGTAGTTGAATCTATATATGGTCCACCTTTGACCCAAAATACCAAGGAAACTTATATATTAACCTGGACCGAGAAAGTACTACATATGTAAATGTTAGCTTCTCATACTTTACGACCCATGCTATTATAGGTCAGCATGGCGATGGCCAAGATCAACCAGGCAGCAGCTACTGATGCTGCGGTGGACATGAGTGAGCTGCTCCACACATTCGCTAATGACATGGCGTGCCGCATTGTGTCGGGGAAGTTCTTCCTGAAAGATGGTCAAAGCAAGTTGTTCGGGGAACTCATCAAGGATACCTCACGGCTGCTAGGCGGGTTCAATTTGGAGGAGTACTTTCCGGCAGTGGGTAGGGTAGGAGTGCTCAAGAAGGCGGTTTGTGCCAAGGCCGAAAGAGTGAGGAACAGATGGGCCGATCTGCTGGACAAGGTGATCGACGATCATGTGAGTAAGCGCAAGAGTGGTTCTTCTACATCCATTCTCGGTGCACCCATGGTGCACCAACACAAGAAAACATATCAAAACATTTCGAAAATTTCTGAAACTTCGTGAAAATGTTCATCAACAAATGTTATGGGGGCTTGCAAAATTTGTTGGCCAAATAACATTTGAGGAGCTCTCTACAAAAAAGACGAAATCACTGAAAATTAGTCAAAATGTACGTGCACTGTTTGAGCAGATTTtgcaattttgtcttttttgtaggGCGCTTGTCGAATGTTATTTGACCACCAAACTTTGCAAGCCCTCATAACATTTGTTGATCATCATTTCCACGAAGTTTCATATTTTTTCGAAATGttttgatatgttttcttgcatggGTGCACCGTGGGTGCATCGAAAGTGGGTGCAGCCACTACTTTCCCGTGGATATTATGTTGTCTGTCCAACAGGAGTATGATCTCACAAGAGAGCACATGAAAGCTCTCCTGACCGTGAGTACAGATAATACCTTTCAAACTAAACAAGTTGATTTGTATATATCTATCATTGTCCTAATTAATTGATATATGCAGGATGTATTTTTTGGTGCAATAGATACATCAGCTAACGCCCTCGAATTCACCTTGGCTGAGCTCATGAAGAAGCCACACCTGATGGTGAAGCTACAAGATGAGGTGAGGGGTATTGTACCCCAACGACAAGAAATTATCTGTGAAACCGACATGAACAACATGACGTACCTAAGAGCAGTCATAAAAGAGTCGCTCCGGTTACATCCTCTTGCTCCTCTCCTTGCTCCGCACCTTGCCATGGCTGACTGCATCATCGATGGATACACGGTTCCTGCTGGGATGCGTGTGGTCGTCAATGCATGGGCCATTGGTAGGGATCCGAGCTCCTGGGAGTATGCGGAAGAGTTCATTCCTGAAAGATTTACAGATGAAGGTAGCAGTATGCATGTCAACTTCAAGGGTAATGATTTCCAGTTCTTGCCGTTCGGAGCAAGGCGGAGGATGTGCCCTGGTATGAACCTCGGGGTCGCGAATGCGGAGCTTATGTTGGCAGACATTGTGTGCCATTTTGACTGGGAACTTCCGCCTGGGGTTGAGAGAAAAGATATTGATATGACAGAGGTGTTTGGGCTAACCGTCCGTCGGAAGGAGAAACTATTGTTGATTCCAAAATCATGCATGTAGTCGCGAAAAAAAAACTATAAGGTAAATAGTGTGTTATATCGCATAATGTTTTTCTTTGTAAAGAAGGTGCTATTGGCAATAATGGTACAAATAAATAATAGCCAATTCTTTCTTATTATCGATACAAATATTGTTTTCGGACATCAATGGAGAAGTTTGACTACTAGCTACTTTTATTGTTACGTGAATAATGCACGGGAACTTGACAAACACGAATTGAAAACTCGCATGCTTAGTAGAAGTAGACCGTAAAAATCATAGGGAAATGATTGAAATCACCCGACGGAACATTACACGTGAGTCCGTCATCTTCGTGGCCATCGGATCAGATTTTAATGAGATGACCAGAAGCAACGTATTACCTATACTAGTTTTTGCAACTGAGTGGTTGTTGTGATTCCTCTCACCGCAACAACTGATGTGTTGCGAGATCTGAATCTGGATCCCATCGAGAGAAGCCACCACCCGTGCCACTCCAAAGCACCCCCGCTGTGCCACCGCTGACACCGGCGAGCACGCACTCCGCCATCGTGGTCGTCGGccacctccaccaccatcaacCCTCTTTCCTCCTCCCTCTTCTCTCCTTCATCCATCCGTGCCGCCACTGATGTCGGCGAACATGCGCTTAGCCATTGCGGTCGTCGGCCGCCTCCACCACCCACCCACCCTCTCACCTCCTCCCTCTTCTCGGTCGACAGCGCCTGCTCCTACTACTACCGGGTGATGAAAGAAGACGACCTCTCGACACTGACGACGCAAGCATCGTCCACTTCTGCAACATCACTACTGTTGCAGAAAACAAATGTGCAACAAGAACGTTGTTGCGAAGAAAATTCGCATGAAGACCATTGTTGCAAAGTAAACCGTAACAAtacctttgttgcaaaaaaaaatccACAACACAACCTCTGTTGCAAAAAATTCTGCAACACAACCTCTGTTGTATAAAAATTCTGCAACACAATCTCTATTAGAAATGTTTCCGCAACAAGGTCTTTATTGCAAAGTAGAGAAAAGAAGTTCACCCTACTAGATCTGTATCAGACCGACGGCTCACGAGGtggcggatcttttaaaaagatccacCGGCCGATGCGTAGCAGCCCCCAAAATCATATGCACAAGTTTGGCGGAAGGAACTCTAAATCCTACCGATAATACCAAGGAACAGGATTAAATATATCAACAGAATTTCATGGGAATTTTCAAAACTTTGGTGGGGTCTGAAatattttaatcctgaaattttcaGCTAAATTCAAACTAATTTCTTTAAATTAGATTAAAATCCAATAAAATTTGAAATCTCAAatccaattttttttttcaaaagttcTGATATTGGGGTGAGACGCAAACTTGTTTTGTTTACGAAATAAAAAAATCTTGCCAAGGAGAAGATATCTCCAAACTTGTGAACATATCTGAAAATAATtcagcacatatatatatatagtagaaCAAGACATATGTTTTTATATTTAAAATTTTGATTCACAGTATGACAAACAGACACTAATTACAGATTTCAAGGAAATGAGAGCTACGATGGCACAAATTTCAAGACCTAAATTTGATTCTCATGACACTGTGAAGCACGTTTAGATCTAAACTTTTTGGTCATAGTACATTAATGGTGTTTTTATTTGAGGAATTGATACTGTATATCATGTGCTGACTTTTTCTTGGGATTTTCACAAAATTTTCCAATGGTAGCAAGATACATCCACCCTCGAATTTCAACAAACCCATCAATTCTCAAAGCAACGTTTTCATGCATGTGCGGATTAATTTACAAACgtatatatcatcaatcaaccgaCACAAACTTATTCATCAGGCCCACCGATTCCAAGTAATCGTCCCAATCACGAGCATGCGACGCTGGAGGAGAAGGGCGCGAGGCTGAACTTGGTGGCCGACGCGTAGTTGAAGTTGATCTTGTCACCATTGTACACCGGGGAGCCGTTGTTGAGGGTGCCGAGCTTGCCGTCGGCGTCCGGCCGGAAGACGTTGGGGTCCACAGGCTCGGAGGATTTGAACCCGGGGGCAAGCAGCTTGACGTCCGTCTGTGTGCAGATGCACCTGTTCTCCACCTCCACGGCGTACTCTGGGTTCCCTCCGGCGTTCATCCCCGTGGCGGTCTGGGTCACGTGGAGGTCCGACAGGGTGCACTCCCGAAACTCCGCATTGCCTTTACCAACACCAACAACAAAAACAAGTAGAAAATCGATCAAAATCGACATGAGAAAATTAGATTCGTCCGATTTGGATTCGGAGAGTGGATCAACGGATTGAATACCTCTGCTGCAGAGGCTGACGAGCATCAGCATCCCGAAGATCCTCATCATCGTGGCCTCCATTTTTTTTCTCTCCTAAGTACTTTTGCTG is from Triticum aestivum cultivar Chinese Spring chromosome 3A, IWGSC CS RefSeq v2.1, whole genome shotgun sequence and encodes:
- the LOC123057761 gene encoding indole-2-monooxygenase-like, which translates into the protein MVDLLQKLLPETLPRAWLFLFLFCLIVSMQYWFTGKFSAKRQRLPPSPPALPIIGHLHLIGSLPHISLSGLARKHGLDVMLLRLQGTVPNLVVSSSRTAEAVLHTHDHVFASRPYSVVSDTIMYRSSDIGFAPYGEYWRQARKLVTTHMLSAKKVQSFRGAAAEEVSMAMAKINQAAATDAAVDMSELLHTFANDMACRIVSGKFFLKDGQSKLFGELIKDTSRLLGGFNLEEYFPAVGRVGVLKKAVCAKAERVRNRWADLLDKVIDDHVSKRKSGSSTSILGDFPVDIMLSVQQEYDLTREHMKALLTDVFFGAIDTSANALEFTLAELMKKPHLMVKLQDEVRGIVPQRQEIICETDMNNMTYLRAVIKESLRLHPLAPLLAPHLAMADCIIDGYTVPAGMRVVVNAWAIGRDPSSWEYAEEFIPERFTDEGSSMHVNFKGNDFQFLPFGARRRMCPGMNLGVANAELMLADIVCHFDWELPPGVERKDIDMTEVFGLTVRRKEKLLLIPKSCM
- the LOC123056696 gene encoding uncharacterized protein, which gives rise to MEATMMRIFGMLMLVSLCSRGNAEFRECTLSDLHVTQTATGMNAGGNPEYAVEVENRCICTQTDVKLLAPGFKSSEPVDPNVFRPDADGKLGTLNNGSPVYNGDKINFNYASATKFSLAPFSSSVACS